In the genome of Nymphaea colorata isolate Beijing-Zhang1983 chromosome 9, ASM883128v2, whole genome shotgun sequence, one region contains:
- the LOC116260024 gene encoding protein DMR6-LIKE OXYGENASE 2-like, whose translation MAILVADLVTRGTSLVPSHFVRPLSDRPNLKEAAAVDSTFPLIDLQGLHGPNRAQVLNDVHQASVNDGFFLVKNHGIADSVMNDMMEISRRFFRLPESERLKSYSEDPTKTVRLSTSFNVKKEKVSNWRDYLRLHCYPLEDYAQHWPAQPSNFRKITSEYCTKVRELALALLEALSESLGLEPDYMNKALGKQGQHMAINYYPPCPEPELTYGLPGHTDPNALTVLLQDDVPGLQVLRDGKWVQVNPIPKALVINIGDQIQVLSNGVYKSVLHRAVVNTDKERISIPTFYCPSPDAIIRPAAQLVDDQHPPLYRSYTYSEFYEKFWDHGLQSQSCVDNFLI comes from the exons ATGGCGATCCTTGTTGCAGACCTTGTGACCCGTGGAACCAGCTTGGTTCCTTCCCACTTTGTAAGGCCCCTCTCCGATCGCCCCAACCTCAAGGAGGCGGCCGCCGTAGACTCTACTTTCCCTCTTATAGACCTCCAAGGCCTTCATGGCCCCAACAGAGCCCAAGTACTGAACGACGTCCACCAAGCTTCCGTCAACGACGGCTTCTTCCTG GTTAAGAACCACGGCATCGCGGACAGCGTAATGAACGACATGATGGAGATCTCCCGGCGCTTCTTCCGGCTGCCGGAATCGGAGAGGCTGAAGAGCTATTCCGAGGATCCAACCAAAACGGTAAGGCTGTCCACGAGCTTCAacgtgaagaaggagaaggtgTCCAATTGGAGAGATTACTTGAGGCTGCACTGCTACCCTCTTGAGGACTATGCGCAACACTGGCCTGCTCAACCTTCCAACTTCAG GAAAATTACCAGTGAGTATTGCACGAAGGTGAGGGAGCTTGCCTTGGCTCTGCTGGAGGCCTTGTCAGAAAGCTTAGGATTGGAGCCTGACTACATGAACAAGGCGCTAGGCAAGCAGGGGCAGCACATGGCTATAAACTATTACCCACCATGCCCCGAGCCCGAGCTCACCTACGGCCTGCCAGGGCACACCGACCCCAACGCGCTCACCGTGCTTTTGCAAGACGATGTTCCTGGACTCCAAGTGCTAAGAGACGGCAAGTGGGTCCAAGTGAATCCCATACCAAAGGCGCTGGTTATTAACATAGGCGACCAAATTCag GTTTTGAGCAATGGGGTGTACAAGAGCGTGTTACACAGAGCAGTGGTGAATACTGATAAAGAGAGAATATCGATCCCCACATTCTACTGCCCGTCACCCGATGCAATCATCCGGCCGGCTGCCCAGTTGGTGGACGACCAGCATCCTCCTCTGTACAGGAGCTACACTTACTCCGAGTTTTATGAGAAGTTTTGGGATCACGGCCTCCAATCACAGAGTTGTGTCGACAATTTTTTGATTTAA